Proteins encoded by one window of Kribbella flavida DSM 17836:
- the pcaD gene encoding 3-oxoadipate enol-lactonase, translating into MRLNYQATGPEDAPVVLLASSLGTNHAMWAPQLDALSDHFRVVAFDHRGHGASEAPPGPYTIDDLGGDVLELLDELGAEQASYVGISLGGAVGLWLAQNAPDRFHRFALLCPPVNPAANAQTWIDRAAQVRAEGTQSITEATLGRWFLPEYAEAHPDEVDLIRQQLLATPAEGYAACCEALSALDLTPDLGSITAPVLLVTAESDASVPPETVVPLATQIPGAHLEILPGAAHLVTWSHPDTVNPLLLTHLG; encoded by the coding sequence ATGCGACTCAACTACCAGGCAACCGGTCCCGAGGATGCTCCCGTGGTGCTGCTGGCGTCGTCGCTGGGCACCAACCACGCGATGTGGGCGCCGCAGCTCGACGCCCTGTCCGACCACTTCCGGGTCGTCGCTTTCGACCACCGCGGGCACGGCGCGTCCGAGGCGCCGCCCGGCCCGTACACGATCGACGACCTCGGCGGCGACGTGCTGGAGCTGCTCGACGAGCTCGGTGCCGAGCAGGCGTCGTACGTCGGCATCTCGCTCGGCGGCGCCGTCGGCCTCTGGCTCGCGCAGAACGCGCCGGACCGCTTCCACCGCTTCGCGCTGCTCTGCCCGCCAGTCAACCCCGCGGCCAACGCCCAGACCTGGATCGACCGGGCGGCTCAGGTCCGTGCCGAGGGCACCCAGTCGATCACCGAGGCGACGCTCGGCCGCTGGTTCCTGCCCGAGTACGCCGAGGCGCACCCGGACGAGGTCGACCTGATCCGGCAGCAACTGCTTGCCACTCCCGCCGAGGGCTACGCCGCCTGCTGCGAGGCCCTCAGCGCCCTCGACCTCACCCCGGACCTGGGCTCGATCACCGCCCCGGTCCTCCTGGTCACCGCAGAGTCCGACGCCTCCGTGCCACCGGAAACCGTCGTCCCTCTGGCCACCCAGATCCCGGGCGCGCACCTCGAGATCCTTCCCGGCGCCGCCCACCTGGTCACCTGGTCCCACCCCGACACCGTCAACCCCCTGCTGCTGACCCACCTCGGCTGA
- a CDS encoding TIGR03960 family B12-binding radical SAM protein, which translates to MTVESLFPRLEPVLPGVQKPIQYVGGELNSVSKDWDSVSVRWALMYPDAYEVGLPNQGVQILYEVLNEREHLLAERTYSVWPDMEKVMRDNGIPQFTLDSHRPVRAFDVFGLSFSTELGYTNMLTALDLAGIPLYAVDRGENDPIVLAGGHAAFNPEPIADFIDAAVLGDGEEIVLAISEVIREWKDEGRPGGRDEVLLRLAKSGGVYIPKFFTVEYLPDGRIQRVAPNRPGVPWRTAKHTVMDLDAWPYPKKPLVPLAETVHERYSVEIFRGCTRGCRFCQAGMITRPVRERSITTIGDMVENGLKQSGFEEVGLLSLSSADHSEIADVAKGLGDRYEGSNVSLSLPSTRVDAFNITLANEFSRNGRRSGLTFAPEGGSDRMRKVINKMVSEEDLIRTVAAAYSHGWRQVKLYFMCGLPTETDEDVLAIADLAKRVIATGREVSGRNDIRCTVSIGGFVPKPHTPFQWTAQLGVEETDARLAKLGAAIRSDKKYAKAIGFRYHDGKPGIIEGLLSRGDRRVGRIIEAVWRDGGRFDGWSEHFSYERWIACAEQALADEPVDLAWYTTREREYAEVLPWDHLDSGLDRDWLWEDWQDALEEDGAIEVEDCRWTPCFDCGVCPQMGTEIQIGPTGKKLMPLSVV; encoded by the coding sequence ATGACTGTCGAATCGCTGTTCCCCCGCCTGGAGCCGGTGCTGCCGGGTGTGCAGAAGCCGATCCAGTACGTGGGCGGTGAGTTGAACTCGGTCAGCAAGGACTGGGACTCGGTCAGCGTCCGGTGGGCGCTGATGTACCCGGACGCCTACGAGGTCGGGCTGCCCAACCAGGGCGTCCAGATCCTGTACGAGGTGCTGAACGAGCGGGAGCACCTGCTCGCCGAGCGGACCTACTCGGTCTGGCCGGACATGGAGAAGGTGATGCGGGACAACGGCATCCCGCAGTTCACGCTGGACAGCCACCGGCCGGTCCGCGCCTTCGACGTGTTCGGGCTGTCGTTCTCCACCGAGCTCGGCTACACGAACATGCTGACCGCGCTCGACCTGGCCGGCATCCCGCTGTACGCCGTGGACCGCGGCGAGAACGACCCGATCGTGCTCGCCGGCGGGCACGCCGCGTTCAACCCCGAGCCGATCGCGGACTTCATCGACGCGGCGGTGCTCGGTGACGGTGAGGAGATCGTGCTGGCGATCTCCGAGGTGATCCGGGAGTGGAAGGACGAGGGCCGTCCGGGCGGCCGGGACGAGGTGCTGCTGCGGCTGGCCAAGTCCGGCGGCGTCTACATCCCGAAGTTCTTCACCGTCGAGTACCTGCCCGACGGCCGGATCCAGCGGGTCGCGCCGAACCGGCCGGGCGTGCCGTGGCGGACCGCGAAGCACACCGTGATGGACCTGGACGCCTGGCCGTACCCGAAGAAGCCGCTGGTTCCGCTGGCCGAGACCGTGCACGAGCGGTACTCGGTGGAGATCTTCCGCGGCTGCACCCGGGGCTGCCGGTTCTGCCAGGCCGGCATGATCACCCGGCCGGTGCGCGAGCGCAGCATCACCACGATCGGCGACATGGTCGAGAACGGGCTGAAGCAGTCCGGGTTCGAGGAGGTGGGCCTGCTCAGCCTGAGCTCCGCCGACCACAGCGAGATCGCCGACGTCGCGAAGGGCCTCGGCGACCGGTACGAGGGCAGCAACGTGTCGCTGTCGCTGCCGTCCACCCGGGTCGACGCGTTCAACATCACGCTGGCCAACGAGTTCTCCCGCAACGGCCGGCGCAGCGGTCTGACCTTCGCCCCGGAGGGCGGCTCGGACCGGATGCGCAAGGTGATCAACAAGATGGTCAGCGAGGAGGACCTGATCCGTACCGTCGCGGCGGCGTACAGCCACGGCTGGCGGCAGGTGAAGCTGTACTTCATGTGCGGGCTGCCGACCGAGACCGACGAGGACGTGCTGGCGATCGCGGACCTGGCCAAGCGGGTGATCGCCACCGGCCGCGAGGTGTCCGGGCGCAACGACATCCGCTGCACGGTGTCGATCGGCGGGTTCGTGCCGAAGCCGCACACGCCGTTCCAGTGGACCGCGCAGCTCGGCGTCGAGGAGACCGACGCCCGGCTGGCCAAGCTGGGGGCGGCGATCCGGTCGGACAAGAAGTACGCCAAGGCGATCGGCTTCCGGTACCACGACGGCAAGCCCGGCATCATCGAGGGCCTGCTGTCCCGCGGCGACCGCCGGGTCGGCCGGATCATCGAGGCGGTCTGGCGCGACGGCGGCCGGTTCGACGGCTGGAGCGAGCACTTCTCCTACGAGCGGTGGATCGCCTGCGCGGAGCAGGCGCTGGCCGACGAGCCGGTCGACCTCGCCTGGTACACCACCCGCGAGCGCGAGTACGCCGAGGTGCTGCCCTGGGACCACCTGGACTCCGGCCTGGACCGGGACTGGCTCTGGGAGGACTGGCAGGACGCGCTCGAGGAGGACGGCGCGATCGAGGTCGAGGACTGCCGCTGGACCCCTTGCTTCGACTGCGGCGTCTGCCCGCAGATGGGCACCGAGATCCAGATCGGCCCCACCGGCAAGAAGCTGATGCCGCTGTCGGTCGTCTGA
- a CDS encoding asparaginase translates to MSKGVPGLDGVVELAAVVRSGFVESRHFGMAVVLDPEGRQLYAAGDAEAVILPRSTAKPLQAVGCLVAGATLDERATAIAAGSHTGEDQHVALVDRMLSSAGLDRSALRCPPDRPEDEPTRFRLIAEGIGPEAVRMNCSGKHAAMLLAAVAGHSAGADADPAAGYLEPSAPVQRVIQAEIERLTAATIDVVTVDGCGAPLLGMPLSGLALAFGRLATASPGSPEHQVAAAMRAYPQLVGGRGHLNTDTMRLLPGVLAKGGAEGVIAMAAPDGHAVAVKVIDGNPRATTALALTLLAKCGVDVTPAAELRHVQVLGGGRSVGRIVPAI, encoded by the coding sequence ATGTCGAAGGGTGTCCCGGGTCTGGATGGCGTCGTCGAGCTGGCCGCGGTGGTGCGCAGCGGGTTCGTGGAGAGCCGGCACTTCGGGATGGCGGTGGTGCTGGATCCCGAGGGCAGGCAGCTGTACGCCGCGGGCGATGCGGAGGCGGTGATCCTGCCCCGGTCGACGGCCAAACCGCTGCAGGCGGTCGGCTGCCTCGTCGCCGGCGCCACCTTGGACGAGCGAGCTACGGCGATCGCCGCCGGCAGCCACACCGGCGAGGACCAGCACGTCGCGCTGGTCGACCGGATGCTCTCGTCGGCGGGTCTCGACCGCTCAGCCCTCCGGTGTCCGCCCGACCGCCCGGAGGACGAGCCGACCCGCTTCCGCTTGATTGCCGAGGGCATCGGTCCGGAGGCGGTCCGGATGAACTGTTCCGGCAAGCACGCGGCCATGCTGCTGGCTGCCGTCGCCGGCCATTCCGCCGGGGCGGACGCTGACCCGGCGGCCGGCTATCTGGAGCCTTCGGCGCCGGTGCAGCGAGTCATCCAGGCGGAGATCGAGAGGTTGACCGCGGCAACCATTGATGTCGTCACCGTCGACGGCTGCGGAGCTCCCCTGCTCGGTATGCCGTTGTCCGGCCTCGCCCTTGCCTTCGGCCGTCTCGCCACCGCGTCGCCCGGCAGCCCGGAGCACCAGGTCGCCGCCGCGATGCGTGCCTACCCGCAACTCGTCGGCGGCCGCGGTCACCTGAACACCGACACCATGCGCCTCCTGCCCGGCGTTCTCGCCAAGGGCGGAGCCGAAGGTGTGATCGCCATGGCCGCGCCGGACGGTCACGCGGTGGCGGTCAAGGTCATCGACGGGAACCCCCGGGCGACGACCGCCCTGGCCCTCACGCTGCTCGCGAAGTGCGGAGTGGACGTCACGCCTGCCGCCGAACTGCGGCACGTCCAGGTCCTCGGCGGAGGACGTTCGGTGGGGCGGATCGTCCCTGCCATCTAG
- a CDS encoding GNAT family N-acetyltransferase, translating to MRIVEVDGRDGAVFERFFRVREEVRQAEQEFPAGLGLEEARLVFAAEHADERSDGFGLVDGDTWLGIAWLDWSLQENTHQVEVELAVDQQFRRQRVGTRLLEEVKERTREDGRTQLSGSALGDPVTGTSAGTAFAEARGFARKHSELHQVLELPLADATIDGLERQVPGYDLVQWRENTPREWLAEFADALTAMTRDVPQGDRGLEITRWTAERLLDREARRIAQGRFCHTTVAVDDGGRLAAYTQMGGNAAAPDRLYQYDTFVRPEHRGRRLGRAVRIPNLRSLQAGLDHPAVLHTWNAPENAAMIAVNDRLDFRPADHRISFQLGL from the coding sequence ATGCGGATCGTGGAGGTGGACGGGCGGGACGGCGCGGTGTTCGAGCGGTTCTTCCGGGTGCGGGAGGAAGTTCGACAAGCGGAGCAGGAGTTTCCGGCCGGGCTCGGGCTGGAGGAGGCCCGGCTGGTGTTCGCTGCCGAGCACGCGGACGAGCGGTCCGACGGCTTCGGTCTGGTCGACGGCGACACCTGGCTCGGCATCGCCTGGCTCGACTGGTCGCTGCAGGAGAACACCCACCAGGTGGAGGTCGAGCTCGCCGTCGACCAGCAGTTCCGTCGGCAGCGCGTCGGCACCCGGCTGCTCGAAGAGGTGAAGGAGCGCACCCGTGAGGACGGCCGCACTCAGCTGTCCGGCTCCGCGCTGGGCGACCCGGTGACCGGGACCAGCGCTGGTACGGCGTTCGCCGAGGCGCGCGGGTTCGCCCGGAAGCACAGCGAGCTGCACCAGGTCCTGGAGCTTCCGCTGGCCGACGCCACGATCGACGGTCTCGAGCGGCAGGTGCCGGGGTACGACCTGGTGCAGTGGCGGGAGAACACCCCGCGGGAGTGGCTGGCCGAGTTCGCCGACGCGCTGACGGCGATGACCCGCGACGTGCCGCAGGGCGACCGCGGGCTGGAGATCACCCGCTGGACGGCGGAGCGACTGCTCGACCGCGAAGCGCGCCGGATCGCGCAGGGCCGGTTCTGCCACACCACCGTCGCGGTCGACGACGGCGGCCGGCTCGCGGCGTACACGCAGATGGGCGGCAATGCCGCGGCGCCGGACCGGCTGTACCAGTACGACACCTTCGTTCGGCCCGAGCATCGTGGGCGCCGGCTCGGGCGGGCGGTGAGGATTCCCAACCTGCGCTCGTTGCAGGCCGGGCTCGACCACCCGGCCGTGCTGCACACCTGGAACGCGCCCGAGAACGCCGCGATGATCGCGGTCAACGACAGGCTCGACTTCCGCCCCGCCGACCACCGGATCAGCTTCCAGCTGGGACTCTGA
- a CDS encoding HAD-IA family hydrolase, whose protein sequence is MTDLDWNGCLNARDVAGLPTRYGGTTRAGIIRTDSLHQLDDAGWAAFHQVRAGLVLDLRSDWEMTEPHPLDGDPAYRRIPWIDPVADQRRMPADEPLMVDIYRGSLDRNQGQILKAYRAIAEVPLDVPVVVHCRSGKDRTGLLVALLQELAGVPGDVIAADYAMSETRLGIPDRIAALPGTDEERAAAGLLWRSLPETILGALDHVDQRYGGVRAYLARCGLSAREIHRLGLRLLTPVEFEAVVFDFDGLLINTETTLVESWQAEARDLGLRVGIASSSPRSWVTGHLERVGALDLFDLVVTGDEVAAHKPDPAVYQLALSRLDLPGRLAVAVENTAHGVAAAAAAGMRTVAMATPDVPAETLTGAGLVLTGADQLSLSEALFAVSP, encoded by the coding sequence GTGACGGATCTGGACTGGAACGGCTGCCTCAACGCCCGGGACGTCGCCGGCCTGCCGACCCGGTACGGCGGGACGACCCGCGCCGGGATCATCCGTACCGACTCGCTGCACCAGCTCGACGACGCCGGGTGGGCGGCGTTCCACCAGGTTCGGGCCGGGTTGGTGCTCGACCTGCGCTCCGACTGGGAGATGACCGAGCCGCACCCGCTCGACGGCGACCCGGCGTACCGGCGGATTCCCTGGATCGACCCGGTCGCGGACCAGCGGCGGATGCCGGCCGACGAGCCGCTGATGGTCGACATCTACCGCGGCAGCCTCGACCGAAACCAGGGCCAGATCCTCAAGGCGTACCGGGCGATTGCCGAGGTGCCGCTCGACGTACCGGTTGTGGTGCACTGCCGCTCGGGCAAGGACCGGACCGGGCTGCTGGTCGCACTGCTCCAGGAACTGGCCGGTGTGCCGGGGGACGTGATCGCGGCGGACTACGCAATGAGCGAGACCCGGCTCGGCATCCCCGACCGGATCGCCGCCCTGCCCGGGACCGACGAGGAGCGCGCGGCGGCCGGCCTGCTGTGGCGCAGTCTGCCGGAGACGATCCTCGGTGCGCTCGACCATGTCGACCAGCGGTACGGCGGGGTCCGCGCGTACCTGGCGCGGTGCGGGTTGTCCGCGCGGGAGATCCACCGGCTCGGGCTGCGGCTGCTGACGCCGGTCGAGTTCGAGGCGGTGGTGTTCGACTTCGACGGGCTGCTGATAAACACCGAGACCACACTCGTGGAGAGCTGGCAGGCCGAGGCGCGGGACCTGGGGCTGCGGGTCGGAATCGCCAGCAGCTCGCCGCGGTCCTGGGTGACCGGGCACCTGGAGCGGGTGGGCGCGCTCGACCTCTTCGACCTCGTCGTGACCGGGGACGAGGTGGCCGCTCACAAGCCGGATCCGGCCGTTTACCAGCTCGCGCTGTCCCGGCTCGACCTGCCCGGCCGGCTGGCGGTTGCCGTCGAGAACACCGCGCACGGGGTCGCCGCCGCGGCGGCTGCCGGGATGCGGACAGTCGCGATGGCCACCCCGGACGTACCGGCCGAAACGCTGACCGGCGCCGGTCTGGTGCTCACCGGCGCCGACCAACTGTCACTCAGCGAGGCGTTGTTCGCCGTGTCGCCGTAG
- a CDS encoding S8 family peptidase — protein MRTRRWVLALLAPALLLVPLPTQAAEPAAPVATPDKVVTLITGDQVVLRGGDRDRVSIVQAAGREQVGFESRRTAEEWTVMPSDVRAAVQSGQLDRRLFDLDLLVRDGYDDAARGDIPVLVTGSTVAAREATTVRALKSGTALSVPKAKAAGFLQQFGVQGIGRQTATGTKIWLDRTLHTSLDHSVPQIGAPAAWQAGYTGKGVTVAVLDSGIDSTHPDLAGQVVAAKNFTADPAADTGGHGTHVASTIAGKGTNGHRGVAPDAKLLDGKVCDDFGYCSESTVLAGVEWAVAQQAKVVNLSLGGPAGDETDPLEQALDRFTREAGTLFVVAAGNNGREVESPGTAASALTVGAIDADEKLADFSAPGPGRGGAIKPDLTAPGVGIVAARAGGSHPEEPVGDRYAKMSGTSMATPHAAGAAALLAQQHAGWKAPELKAALTSTAKANPELTPYQQGSGRVDVARAVGQSVVAATTSVSFGTARWPHADDQPVTRQVTYRNFGSTPVTLDLRAELKAGSSPAPAGALRLSAERLTVAAGGEASVQIVSDTTHAGPDGLYTGRLLATAGAQQVVVPLVVDKEVESYDVAVTTLGADGKPVPAGQAFVSFARLDSWEPFDGRDVTRLPKGKYVLDATVFGPAGQHYRIVQPEFDVRRDAAVVLDVRTAKPVKVSVPRADARGFVSFFGYQRRTATGGEMSTWNLQPLGDQLFLGRLGRPVPNEQFKAFLVSYLGRLAPDGSLAGSPFVYGLVDTRRGQFFDGFRRTIHSDRQLAHVVAQYRGPAGTEDSWRLVGRQPGVDTMPIGAPVTLPHTVHQYLEPRTNWQQAFADETREPRQYKPGTTTTETWTHPTPS, from the coding sequence GTGCGGACAAGACGATGGGTGCTCGCCCTGCTGGCCCCGGCGCTGCTGCTGGTGCCACTGCCGACCCAGGCCGCCGAACCGGCCGCACCGGTGGCCACCCCGGACAAGGTGGTCACGCTGATCACCGGCGATCAGGTCGTGCTGCGCGGCGGTGATCGGGACCGGGTCTCGATCGTCCAGGCCGCCGGGCGTGAGCAGGTCGGCTTCGAGAGCCGCCGGACCGCCGAAGAGTGGACGGTGATGCCGTCGGACGTCCGGGCCGCCGTGCAGAGCGGGCAGCTGGATCGCCGACTGTTCGACCTCGACCTGCTGGTGCGCGACGGGTACGACGACGCCGCCCGCGGCGACATCCCGGTGCTGGTCACCGGCTCGACGGTCGCGGCGCGGGAGGCCACGACGGTCCGCGCGCTGAAGTCCGGTACGGCGCTGTCGGTGCCGAAGGCGAAGGCCGCCGGGTTCCTCCAGCAGTTCGGTGTCCAGGGCATCGGCCGGCAGACGGCGACCGGAACGAAGATCTGGCTGGACCGGACGCTGCACACGTCGCTCGACCACAGCGTCCCGCAGATCGGCGCCCCGGCCGCCTGGCAGGCCGGCTACACCGGCAAGGGCGTCACCGTCGCCGTGCTGGACAGCGGCATCGACAGCACGCACCCGGACCTGGCCGGGCAGGTCGTCGCCGCCAAGAACTTCACCGCCGACCCGGCCGCCGACACCGGGGGACACGGCACGCACGTCGCCTCCACCATCGCCGGCAAGGGAACGAACGGCCACCGGGGTGTCGCCCCGGACGCGAAGCTGCTGGACGGCAAGGTCTGCGACGATTTCGGGTACTGCTCGGAGTCGACCGTGCTGGCCGGTGTCGAGTGGGCGGTCGCGCAGCAGGCCAAGGTCGTCAACCTCAGCCTCGGTGGTCCGGCCGGTGACGAGACCGACCCGCTCGAGCAGGCCCTCGACCGCTTCACCCGAGAGGCCGGCACGCTGTTCGTCGTTGCTGCAGGCAACAACGGGCGTGAGGTCGAGTCACCCGGTACCGCGGCGTCGGCGCTGACCGTCGGCGCGATCGACGCGGACGAGAAGCTGGCCGACTTCTCCGCCCCCGGCCCGGGCCGGGGCGGCGCGATCAAGCCGGACCTCACCGCACCGGGCGTCGGGATCGTCGCCGCGCGGGCCGGCGGCTCGCACCCGGAGGAGCCGGTCGGCGACCGGTACGCCAAGATGTCCGGCACGTCGATGGCGACTCCGCACGCCGCCGGGGCGGCCGCGCTGCTCGCGCAGCAGCACGCCGGCTGGAAGGCGCCGGAGTTGAAGGCCGCGCTCACCTCGACCGCCAAGGCCAACCCGGAGCTCACGCCGTACCAGCAGGGTTCCGGGCGGGTCGACGTGGCGCGGGCGGTCGGGCAGTCGGTGGTCGCCGCGACGACCAGTGTGTCGTTCGGGACGGCGCGCTGGCCGCATGCCGACGACCAGCCGGTGACCCGGCAGGTGACGTACCGCAACTTCGGCAGCACGCCGGTCACGCTCGACCTGCGGGCTGAGCTGAAGGCGGGCAGCAGTCCGGCTCCGGCCGGCGCGCTACGGCTGAGCGCTGAGCGGCTCACTGTCGCCGCCGGTGGCGAAGCTTCGGTGCAGATCGTTTCCGACACCACGCACGCCGGGCCCGACGGCCTCTACACCGGGCGGCTCCTCGCGACCGCTGGTGCGCAGCAGGTCGTTGTGCCGCTGGTGGTCGACAAGGAGGTCGAGAGCTACGACGTGGCGGTGACCACGCTGGGCGCGGACGGCAAGCCGGTCCCGGCGGGGCAGGCGTTCGTGTCGTTCGCGCGGCTGGACAGCTGGGAGCCCTTCGACGGACGGGACGTGACCCGGCTGCCGAAGGGCAAGTACGTGCTGGACGCCACCGTCTTCGGGCCGGCCGGCCAGCACTACCGGATCGTGCAGCCCGAGTTCGACGTACGCCGGGACGCCGCCGTCGTGCTGGACGTCCGGACGGCGAAACCGGTGAAAGTCAGCGTGCCGCGGGCGGACGCCCGCGGGTTCGTCTCCTTCTTCGGCTACCAGCGCAGGACCGCCACGGGCGGCGAGATGTCGACCTGGAACCTGCAGCCGCTGGGCGACCAGCTGTTCCTCGGCCGGCTCGGACGCCCGGTCCCGAACGAGCAGTTCAAGGCCTTCCTGGTCTCCTACCTGGGCCGCCTCGCCCCGGACGGCTCGCTGGCAGGCAGCCCGTTCGTCTACGGCCTGGTCGACACCCGGCGCGGCCAGTTCTTCGACGGGTTCCGCCGTACGATCCACTCGGACCGGCAGCTCGCGCACGTCGTCGCGCAGTACCGCGGCCCGGCCGGCACGGAGGACTCCTGGCGCCTCGTCGGCCGCCAACCCGGCGTCGACACCATGCCCATCGGCGCCCCGGTCACCCTGCCGCACACCGTCCACCAGTACCTCGAACCCCGCACCAACTGGCAACAGGCCTTCGCCGACGAAACCCGCGAACCCCGCCAGTACAAACCCGGCACCACCACCACCGAAACCTGGACCCACCCCACCCCCAGCTAA